The genomic DNA TTGTGTTATTACAGCTGAGAAGTTCGAAATCGACCTTACCCCACAAAAGTTATCTATAAAGGAGATGATCCAAAATGAGCTCCAAACCAAGCAGATGAGGAGTGGAGTAAGTAAGTAAGAAGAGATATAGGAACTACCATGAGTTCCTTAGGAATCATTCATGCCAACTTTcgatttttggttcttttttcttctttgttctagTAAGAAGAGCTGAAAGTTAGAGAACTAGAGTTAGTAGGAATCAAAAGCAGATCATGTTTAACTGCGTTGGTGCTTTTGTGTGTGAAAATTCCATAATGGTTCTTTTGAATTTAGGAGTCAGCCATTAGTAATGGCTCATTACCTAATCTTTCAGTTCTCTGAACCATTCAAAAGAGGACAACTATGGGAACCATCTATTGCATACAAATTTTATCCCACGGCAAAGGAAGGAACTGGTTCACAATAGCCATGTcattaacaataaatttattaattggcTAAATAAATGCTAAACCGAACCGGAATAGTATTTGAATCAGTTAGATTTcttgaaatcatttttttaatcatttggtTTAGAATTCGGTTCAAGTCTGATGACTTGGGACTTCTTATTTAGACCCAAAGTGCGAGAGTGGTCGCGTCTACTCGTCCTCCCCTGTGATAAAATACTAAATGCTGCGATTTTTACTTCCATTTCGAAAATTTGAAGCTTTCCTTGTGACATCAAAGTCGAAATCTCcggttttatttcttcttcaggtatttacttttttttttaaaagagcgAAATTGAAGTTTTGCATCTCTTAGGGTTCCTTACACTTATAGAATCAGAGACAAAGGGTTTGCATCCccaaagtttacattttttttactttgaattCCTTGCAGGTTTGTTGTCCTCATGGCTGAAGTAGATGTTCCAGTGTACTGTTTCTGGAACGGTTGCATCAAGGACAGCTCTAGTGGCATATACTATGATGGATCCGATCTTGAAAAAATCACTGTTAAGCGAAAGACTAAGTTTAACGAATTGCTGGATCGTCTGTATCAAGTTACTGGGTTAGATAGAAGTAGGTCAAGGTTTGATGTCATCGGTAGATATCCTTTAACTGTTCAACAGTTTAGGGTTAAGTATGTACGTCTTCCCGTGGTGGACGACACTAGTTTGGAGACTATGCTTGAGGTTACAGCCAAAGATCCTTGTTTTCAAAGTATTAACCTGTTTTTGGAAGTGATATCGACATCGGATGGAGTTATTGTTCCTGCTGCTTGTTCTTCCAAAAGACAAAAGACTGATGGTAGTGATATACATGTTAAGTTAGAGAGGGCGATGGATAGAAACTTAGAATCAGATAAGGTGGTGCACGTTGTTGATTTTGATAGGAGATAGCATCACTTCCGGTTCTGGTGTTTCAAAACCGTGTATGTCTAGTTTGTGGGTTGACGATCATGACTTACGAGTTGGATTGTGCTTCAAAGATGGTGACGATCTCAAGAAGGCAGTGGACTGGTGTTCTCTAAAAGGGCAGCAAAAGTGTATAATACGAGAGACTGCAAAAGATGAGTATATCTTTGAGTGCATCAGATGGAAATGCAAGTGGTCACTTGGAGCCGCTAGAATGGAAAAACATGGACTTGTCGAAATAATCAAGTACACTGGTCCACATACTTGTCAACCCATTGATCCAGAAGTTGAAGAAGTGGTGGAAAGAGAAAATTGGCTATGAGCTTGAAACTTCAGATGTGCGAGCTGCAAAAGAGAAAGCTATCAAAAGAGTTTTTGGAGATTGGGATCAAAGTTTTGAAGATCTTCCCAAGTTAATGTCTGCCTTTCATTCATCTAATGGACTGCTCGTGGATTGGAAATACGATCTTTATCCTAATCCGCAGTTTGCATCCTTCTGTGGTGTGTTTTGGTCCTTTCAACAGTCTATAAAAGGGTTTCAACACTGTAGACCTCTGATCGTAGTAGACACCAAAATCTTGAACGGTGAGTACCAATTGAACTTGATGATTGCCTCGGGGGTTGATGCAGCCAACAAATTTTTTCCGCTTGCCTTTGCGGTGGTTACTAAAGAAGTTTCTACTGATATTTGGCGTTGGTTTCTCACTGGAATCAGAGAGAAGGTTACACAAAGGAAAGGTCTTTGCCTCATCTCCAGTCCTAACCCCGAAATTCTTGCTGTTATAAACGAACCAGGGTCTCTGTGGCAAGAACCTTGGGCGTATCACAGATTCTGTCTGAATCATTTTTGCTCCCaattctctcttgtttttcCAAGCTTACACCTGATGATGCTCATGAGGCAGGCTGGATCCACGAGTCAGAAGGAACAGTTTGTTTCCTACATGAAGAAAATCGAACAGGACAACCCTGAGGCTCGTAAATGGTTAGACCAATTCCCTCAAAATCTGTGGGCTCTGGTTCATGACAGTGGTCGGAGATATGGAATCATGGAGATAAATACAAAAGCTTTGTTTGCAGTTTGTAAAGCATTTGAGCTGGCTGATCATGTAGTGACAGGTTCGGTGCTGCTTCTATTTGATGAGCTGAGATCCTTTTTTGACAAGTCTTTTAATTGTAGCCGTAGTTCTCTTAACTGCGGCGATGTGTACACCGAACCTGTCATGGATAAGCTTGAAGAATTCAGGACGTTTTTCGTTACTTACAATTACATTGTAATGCCGGTAGACAATAATGCGTTTCAGGTCACAACACCGTTACAAAAGGATGAATGGATTGTTCAACTGAGCAACTGCACCTGCTCGTGTGGCGAGTTTCAACGTTGCAAGTTCCCTTGTTTACATGCTCTAGCCGTCTGCAAGAAGCTGAAGTTCAACCCTTTGCAGTATGTGGATGACTGCTACACTCTTCAACAGTTAAACAGAACTTACGCTGCCAATTTTTCTGATGTTCCGGAAATATTAGCGTGGCCAGAAGCTTCTGGAGTTCCGAGATTGCTTCCTCCTTTCATTCCACCGTCACCGCCGCCATCACCACCATACAAATAAGGTAGTAAGAAGAAGAGCTGGAAGATGGATTTTGACATTTGAGTCGAACCGAGGCAGGCATTTTGGTGAATTATATCAACTGATTACTGATTAGTTATTATGAGAAGTAGTGTTTGCCCATTTGCTGCTTCTGTAAGTGAAACTTTTTTCCGGTTTGTTCAGTAGAACTTTTGGTGATCCCCTGAACCGATATGAAAACCATGCTGAACCGGATCTGAAACTTAATCCCATCATCTCGTTTTCAAGAAATACTAAAATCACTGGGAAAAATGAAAGTTAAATTTAGGCGGGAATGGGAATATTTTGGTAATGTTTTAGAACGGACTCAAAAATATAAACGGGCTTTCTTCTTACGGCCCAATTGTATTTTGAAAAGCTACAATTAATATGAAGCGGTAGTTCAGTACAGTTGTCTTCTTCATCGGTGACCCAATTTCTGAAAGATCCAAGCTTTTCTGAAATGTGAAATTACTTCCACTTCTGAAAGATTCAAGCTTTTCTCTGCGACACCCGATTCGTAAATTcccgtttttttctttttcaggtcCTTAATTTTTTACAAGTCTTTGTTtttaagtttagggtttatgtttttttttgaatgggTTTATCTGCTTCTGTAGCTAAAAAAGCTTTCTCTTTTTAGAGCTGGACAGTATCGTTGATATGGAGTTTTCTAGTCTTAGCTTGAGTATCACTGTAActgtttagggtttatgttttCTCTTAAATGGGTTTATCTGCTTCTATCCCTAAAAAGCTTTAGCCTTTCCCTTTAGTTAGATATGGGTTTATCCAGGTTATGAGTTTATGCCaaaaaagtttacatttttatttgatttttactgCAGGCTTGTTGTGCTTATGGCGATGTAAACATTCAGAGAAAAGGTTATGGTTTTGTGTCACTTGAATGGTTCTATTGAGTATGGTCCTGATGGAGTATGCTATGGAGGATCCATTCTTAAAAAGATCACAGTTATGCGAAAGACTGCGTTAAGCACTTTGTTGGGTAGGCTTTATCAAATTTTTGGATTAGATAAGCAGAAATCAGTGTTCAAAATCTTTGGTAGGTACCCTGTAGTTGTTTCACCGGATGTGTATACCTATGCACATCTTCCTTTGGTGAAGGACACTAATTTGGAGATTATGCTTGAGGTTCTAACCAATCATCCTTCTGTACAAATTGTGGAATTCTATTTGGAAGCTAAACCAACTTCTGATGATGTTAAGGATCCTGCTCTTTGTTCATCGCCATTGGAAAATCCTGCTAGTTCTTCGAAAAGACAGAGGACACAACAAGAAATGGCGGATAAAACTTTAGGCTCAGATGGCTGCTTGGTTAAAGTTTTCAATTCTGGTGTTTTAAAACCGTGTCTTCTGCCTAGATTGTGGATTGATGACGATCATGACTTGCATTTAGGATTGTGTTTCAAAGATAGAGATGAGCTGAAGAAGGCAGTGGACTGGTGGTCCATTAAAAGGCGGCGAAGGTGTATAGTAAGAGAGACCGAGAAGGACATGTATACATTTGAGTGCGTCAGATGGAAATGCAAGTGGTCTTTACAGGCAGCTAGAATGGAAAAACACGGGCTTGTTGAGATAACTAGAAATACTGCCCCACATACTTGTAGTCCTGAAGATTTTGAAGCTGAGTTTGTAGAAGATGAGATTGAACGTATGGTAAAGGTACATCCTACGCTCTCAATTGCAGAGTTGTAGAACTGGTGGAAAGAGAAAAATGGCTATAAGCTTGAAACCGCAGAGATAAAGGACGCAAAAAAGAAAGCTATCAAAAGTGTCTTTGGAGATGAAGATCAGAGTTTCAGAGCCATGCCGAATTTAATGTCTGTGTTACACTCTTCTAATGGGCTGTGTGTGGACTGGCAATATGATCGTTTTCCTAACCCTGAATTTGCATCTTTCCGTGGCGTGTTTTGGGCGTTTTCACAGTCCATTAAAGGGTTTCAACATTGTAGACCTCTGATCGTAGTGGATTCGAAAGACTTGAACGGGAAGTATCCTATGAAATTAATGATTGCCTCGGGGGTTGATGCAGCCAACAATTTTTTTCCTCTTGCATTTGCGGTTACTAAAGAACTGTCCATTGATATTTGGCGTTGGTTTCTCACTGGAATCAGAGAGAAGGTTACACAAAGGAAAGGCCTTTGCCTCATCTCCAGTCCCCACCCTGACATACTTGCTGTTATTAACGAACCAGGGTCTTTGTGGCAAGAACCCTGGGCTTATCACAAATTCTGTCTGGAATATTTTAGCACCCAATTCTCTATCATTTTTCCAGATGACCCGTGCCTGTGGAATTTTGTGTATTCTGCTGGACCCACTTATCAGAAGGATGTTTTTGATTCCTACATGGAAGACATTGAAAAGAAGAACCCAGAAGCTCGGAGATGGTTAGACCAAAGCCCTCCACATCAGTGGGCTCTTGCTTACGACAGTGGTCTGAGATACGGAATCAAGGAGATAGatccaaatattatatttacagTTTGTCAAGATTTTCAGAATTATACAACAGGGGATGTGATGCTTATGTTTGATGAGTTGAGAACCACATTCGATACATCTCTTAGCTTTAGCCATGGCTCTCTTAACCGCGGTGATGTGTACACAGAACATGTCATGGACAAGTTTGAAAAGTTCATGACAGATTCGATCACTTATGTTATAACGCCGTTAGAGAGAGATTCATTTCAGGTCGTCTCAGACTCCTTAGAAAAGGAGGAATGGATTGTTCAGTTGAGTGACTCAACTTGCACATGCGGGGAGTTCCAATCGGAAAAGTTCCCATGTCCGCACGCTCTAGCGGTCTGTGAGAAGCTAAAAATTAACCCTTTGCAGTATGTAGACGACTGTTACTCTGTTGAACGGTATCACAAAACTTACGCCGCTGCATTTTATCCTGTTCCGAAAGTTTCAGCCTGGCCGGAAGCTTGGGGAGTTCCAACATTGTTTCCTCCTAGTCCGCCTAACTCATCAGGTAAGGCCTAACACATGACtagtaaagaagaagagctgGAAGATAGATGCATTTTGGTGGATTAGTAGTATCTTTTGACTTTCGGAAAGTAAGATAAATCCGGTTCCGGTTAATATAACGGAGACATGATAGAAGAAATGTTGTTGCTTTTTTTCGTATATGAAAACTAATCCGGTTTGTTCTTGAGAACTTTTGGTGATCCCCTGAACCAATATGAAAAACCAAGCTAAACCGAATCGGAAACTTCTTCTGCTTGCTTCTTTACGATCTCTTTGCCAAACTTATTATTATATTCCTCTTGCTCTCGCATCCATTCTTAACAAAGTTTTGTAGAAAATATATCCTGTAGAAACGTATCGCGCGTATCCAAAGTTCTTTTCTAAGTTTAACGCatctattgatttttttcataCACAAGAGAAGTATCATTGGCTGAGAGTTACTTCTAAGTTTATATTATCAAAAAACTTAAACTAATTTAAGTTTAAGAATAGGCTCATTGCATGTTAAAAGTACCCGAGATACTATAAACTTCATTGCATGATAATATAAACTTACCCGAGATACTTCTAAGTTTAAGACAAGAGAagtataaaaatcattaaagtTAAATTTAAGCGGGgggaaatatatatgttttgctaGACTCAAAACATTAATGGGCTTTCTTCTTTTGGCCCAATagcacttttatttttgttttttactgtAAATGCAAGTTTCGAAAAGCTGTGAAGCACCGGCGACAAGTGGCAACTACATCACCGGAGAAATCATTAGCGGGCGGCGAAATTAGTTACATTTCTGAGGTTCCAAACTTCGCTTCGACACACGATTTGAATTTCTCCGGTTTTCAGGTTTGTGTTAGATCTTTACAAGTCTTAGTTTTTGAGTATCACTGTTTAAGGTTTATGTTTTCTACTAATTGGGTTTATCTGCTTCTGTCGCCATAAAGCTTTAGCCTTtagtttttagcttttaagtATGTCAGGAGTTTTAGGCCccaaaaagtttaaattttttaacccTAGATTCAATGCAGGATTGTATTGCTCATGGCGATGGAAACCTTGAGGGAAAAGGTTATGGTTTTGTGTTACTGGAATGGTTCTGTCAAGTATGGTCCTGACGGCGTATTCTATGAAGGAATGCCTCGTAAGAAGATCAGAGTTAGGCAAAAGACTGCGTTAACTACATTGTTGAATGGGCTTTATCCAATTTTTGGATTAGATAAGCAGAAATCAGAGTTCAAAATCTTCGGTAGGTACCCTGTAGCTGCTTCACCGGATCTGTTTATGTATGCACACTTTCCTGTGGTGAACGACACTAGCTTGGAGACGATGCTTGAGCTTCCAAGCAATCATCCT from Camelina sativa cultivar DH55 chromosome 7, Cs, whole genome shotgun sequence includes the following:
- the LOC104704056 gene encoding uncharacterized protein LOC104704056 → MPNLMSVLHSSNGLCVDWQYDRFPNPEFASFRGVFWAFSQSIKGFQHCRPLIVVDSKDLNGKYPMKLMIASGVDAANNFFPLAFAVTKELSIDIWRWFLTGIREKVTQRKGLCLISSPHPDILAVINEPGSLWQEPWAYHKFCLEYFSTQFSIIFPDDPCLWNFVYSAGPTYQKDVFDSYMEDIEKKNPEARRWLDQSPPHQWALAYDSGLRYGIKEIDPNIIFTVCQDFQNYTTGDVMLMFDELRTTFDTSLSFSHGSLNRGDVYTEHVMDKFEKFMTDSITYVITPLERDSFQVVSDSLEKEEWIVQLSDSTCTCGEFQSEKFPCPHALAVCEKLKINPLQYVDDCYSVERYHKTYAAAFYPVPKVSAWPEAWGVPTLFPPSPPNSSGKA
- the LOC104705235 gene encoding uncharacterized protein LOC104705235 — encoded protein: MIASGVDAANKFFPLAFAVVTKEVSTDIWRWFLTGIREKVTQRKGLCLISSPNPEILAVINEPGSLWQEPWAYHRFCLNHFCSQFSLVFPSLHLMMLMRQAGSTSQKEQFVSYMKKIEQDNPEARKWLDQFPQNLWALVHDSGRRYGIMEINTKALFAVCKAFELADHVVTGSVLLLFDELRSFFDKSFNCSRSSLNCGDVYTEPVMDKLEEFRTFFVTYNYIVMPVDNNAFQVTTPLQKDEWIVQLSNCTCSCGEFQRCKFPCLHALAVCKKLKFNPLQYVDDCYTLQQLNRTYAANFSDVPEILAWPEASGVPRLLPPFIPPSPPPSPPYK